Proteins encoded within one genomic window of Glycine soja cultivar W05 chromosome 1, ASM419377v2, whole genome shotgun sequence:
- the LOC114366964 gene encoding ethylene-responsive transcription factor ERF022-like, whose amino-acid sequence MDQETTRRNTMQECHVIAPTTTTATSSYRGVRQRKWGKWVSEIREPGKKSRIWLGSYESPEMAAAAYDVAALHLRGRAARLNFPELVETLPRPTSSKPEDVQVAAQQAAVMFRISPTMSPINNHQGCVNDNNIIKGSVVPVRVGLSPTQIQAINESPLDSPKMWMVQMAEALRFGFDDHSMMMLPSDDDDYALELSGWEEIQHESLWDSPEYM is encoded by the coding sequence ATGGATCAAGAAACAACAAGAAGAAACACCATGCAAGAATGTCATGTGATagccccaacaacaacaacggcAACATCATCGTATCGTGGAGTTCGTCAGCGAAAATGGGGCAAATGGGTGTCCGAAATCCGTGAGCCTGGAAAGAAGAGCAGAATATGGTTAGGGAGCTATGAGTCACCAGAGATGGCTGCAGCAGCATATGACGTGGCAGCGTTACACCTTCGGGGACGAGCTGCAAGACTCAATTTCCCCGAATTGGTTGAGACGCTGCCACGTCCAACGAGTTCGAAACCCGAAGATGTCCAAGTGGCAGCACAACAAGCGGCGGTGATGTTCAGAATATCACCAACAATGTCACCTATTAACAATCATCAAGGATGTGTCAATGACAATAACATTATTAAGGGTAGTGTGGTTCCTGTGAGAGTGGGACTCTCACCCACACAAATTCAGGCCATCAATGAGTCCCCATTGGACTCACCAAAGATGTGGATGGTGCAAATGGCAGAGGCACTCAGGTTTGGTTTCGATGATCACTCTATGATGATGCTGCcttctgatgatgatgattatgctTTGGAGTTGAGTGGATGGGAAGAAATACAGCATGAATCTTTATGGGACTCTCCAGaatatatgtaa